In the Muricauda sp. MAR_2010_75 genome, one interval contains:
- the leuC gene encoding 3-isopropylmalate dehydratase large subunit — translation MSKTLFDKVWDSHVVKHIENGPDVLFIDRHLVHEVTSPVAFLGLKNRGIKVLYPERTFATADHNTPTRNQHLPVKDPLSANQLKALEENANAHGIPYWGLGHKKNGIVHVIGPENGITVPGATIVCGDSHTSTHGAFGAIAFGIGTSEVEMVLSTQCIMQPKPKRMRININGSLNKAVTPKDVALFIISQLTTSGATGYFVEYAGDVFTSMSMEGRMTVCNLSIEMGARGGMIAPDETTFEYIKGREYTPKGKDWDTAMEYWERLYSDDDAVFDKELTFDANEIEPMITFGTNPGMGMGISNNIPLAETIDGAVATFKKSLEYMDYNEGEAMIGKPIDFVFLGSCTNGRIEDFRAFASIVKGRKKADDVTAWLVPGSHKVEEAIREEGILDILEEAGFELREPGCSACLAMNDDKIPAGKYAVSTSNRNFEGRQGPGARTLLASPLVAAAAAVTGKVTDPRELMQEELQEA, via the coding sequence ATGAGTAAAACACTATTTGACAAAGTATGGGATTCCCATGTGGTGAAGCATATTGAAAACGGTCCGGATGTACTGTTTATAGACCGACATTTGGTGCATGAAGTAACGAGTCCCGTAGCTTTCTTGGGATTGAAGAACAGGGGCATTAAAGTGCTATATCCTGAACGTACCTTTGCAACTGCCGATCACAATACACCAACTCGAAATCAACATTTACCTGTTAAGGATCCTTTGTCCGCAAATCAGTTAAAGGCATTGGAAGAAAACGCCAACGCCCATGGCATACCCTATTGGGGGCTTGGACATAAGAAAAATGGAATCGTACACGTAATTGGCCCAGAAAACGGAATTACCGTTCCCGGAGCCACTATTGTATGTGGAGATTCCCACACATCAACCCATGGAGCCTTTGGTGCCATTGCCTTCGGAATTGGAACCAGCGAGGTTGAAATGGTGCTTTCCACCCAATGTATCATGCAACCCAAGCCCAAACGGATGCGCATCAATATTAATGGCTCATTGAATAAAGCGGTTACTCCTAAAGATGTAGCGTTGTTCATCATTTCACAGTTGACCACCTCTGGAGCCACCGGATATTTTGTGGAATATGCCGGGGATGTGTTTACCAGCATGTCCATGGAAGGTCGTATGACGGTTTGCAACCTGAGTATAGAAATGGGTGCCCGTGGCGGGATGATCGCTCCGGATGAAACTACATTTGAATATATCAAAGGACGCGAGTACACCCCAAAAGGCAAGGATTGGGACACCGCAATGGAATACTGGGAAAGACTGTATTCCGATGACGATGCTGTTTTTGACAAAGAATTGACTTTTGATGCGAACGAGATTGAACCGATGATTACCTTCGGAACGAATCCTGGAATGGGAATGGGAATAAGCAATAACATTCCCTTGGCTGAAACCATTGATGGTGCTGTCGCCACCTTTAAAAAATCCTTGGAGTACATGGATTACAATGAGGGCGAAGCAATGATTGGTAAACCTATCGACTTTGTGTTCCTGGGAAGCTGCACCAATGGTAGGATTGAGGATTTCAGAGCTTTTGCATCCATCGTAAAAGGTAGAAAAAAGGCTGATGATGTGACTGCATGGTTGGTGCCTGGTTCCCATAAAGTGGAAGAGGCCATTAGGGAAGAAGGCATTCTGGATATTTTGGAAGAAGCGGGTTTTGAACTTCGTGAACCAGGATGTTCTGCTTGTTTGGCCATGAACGATGATAAGATTCCCGCTGGAAAATATGCTGTGAGTACCTCAAACCGAAACTTTGAGGGAAGACAAGGTCCCGGAGCGCGTACACTGTTGGCAAGTCCACTGGTGGCCGCTGCTGCTGCTGTTACTGGAAAAGTGACCGACCCAAGGGAACTCATGCAAGAAGAACTTCAAGAAGCATAA
- the leuB gene encoding 3-isopropylmalate dehydrogenase, protein MKLNIALLAGDGIGPEVIDQAVKVSDAVAEKFGHEISWTPALTGAAAIDAVGEPYPDETHEICVAADAVLFGAIGHPRFDNDPSAKVRPEQGLLKMRQKLGLFANVRPTFTFPSLIDKSPLKKERIEGTDLVFLRELTGGIYFGKRGREDNDNTAYDTCTYTRAEVERLARKGFEMALQRSKKLCCVDKANVLETSRLWRETVQKLEKEYPEVEVSYEFVDAVAMRLVQWPNSYDVLITENLFGDILTDEASVISGSMGLMPSASLGEKTSLFEPIHGSYPQASGKDIANPLATVLSAAMMFETAFGLQDEADAIRTVVNKSLAEGVVTEDLAEGGKAYKTSEVGDWLASNI, encoded by the coding sequence ATGAAATTGAACATAGCCCTTTTGGCCGGGGATGGAATCGGCCCGGAAGTGATAGATCAAGCTGTAAAAGTATCCGATGCCGTTGCCGAAAAATTCGGACATGAAATATCATGGACACCTGCTTTGACCGGTGCCGCCGCCATTGATGCCGTGGGAGAACCATATCCAGATGAAACCCATGAAATCTGTGTAGCTGCCGATGCCGTGCTGTTCGGAGCTATTGGCCATCCTCGTTTTGACAATGACCCGTCCGCTAAGGTCCGACCAGAACAAGGCTTATTGAAAATGCGTCAAAAATTGGGACTTTTTGCCAATGTACGTCCAACTTTCACCTTCCCTTCCTTGATTGACAAGTCACCTTTGAAAAAGGAGCGCATTGAAGGAACCGATTTGGTTTTCTTGCGAGAACTTACTGGAGGCATTTATTTTGGAAAACGAGGTCGTGAGGACAACGACAATACCGCTTACGACACCTGTACCTATACACGTGCCGAAGTGGAGCGTTTGGCCCGCAAAGGCTTTGAAATGGCCTTACAGCGTTCCAAAAAGCTTTGTTGCGTGGACAAGGCCAATGTTTTGGAAACTTCCCGTCTATGGCGCGAAACCGTCCAGAAATTGGAAAAGGAGTATCCTGAGGTGGAAGTTTCCTATGAATTCGTGGATGCTGTTGCCATGCGCTTGGTGCAATGGCCAAATTCGTATGATGTTTTGATCACGGAAAACCTTTTTGGAGATATTTTGACCGATGAAGCCTCGGTAATCTCAGGTTCTATGGGATTGATGCCATCCGCATCTTTGGGCGAGAAAACATCCCTGTTTGAGCCTATACACGGTTCCTACCCGCAAGCTTCAGGAAAGGACATTGCCAATCCATTGGCTACTGTTTTGTCTGCTGCCATGATGTTTGAAACTGCTTTTGGATTGCAGGATGAGGCAGATGCCATTCGTACCGTGGTCAATAAATCGTTGGCCGAGGGCGTTGTGACGGAAGACCTTGCCGAAGGAGGCAAAGCCTACAAAACCAGTGAAGTTGGTGATTGGCTGGCATCGAATATCTAA
- a CDS encoding DUF2911 domain-containing protein, with product MKKFYSAISATILTAVLFISATATAQLDFLPRGSQAASVSQRIGNTDVSIIYSRPSVNEREIWGALVPYGMNNFGFGTATESPWRAGANENTVFKTTHDLTIGGKALPAGKYGLHMIVNEDNTATVIFSKNHGAWGSYFYDPSEDALRVDVTTNEIPHTELLTYSFDEVGANSAVASLKWEKKQIPFTIETDVTANVMAEIRQQLQTSPGFNRQTWEQAAGYALNNGGNLDEALGWVNGAIEGQFFSQKNFNNLSLKAQILERQGKTAEAKAIMDEAMPLGTVFEIHSYGRQLIAQGKKDDALEVFKWNAKEHKGTWPVDFGLARGYSAVGNYKTALKHLKIAASRAPDQPNKDAIAAYITQLEEEKDIN from the coding sequence ATGAAAAAATTCTACTCGGCCATTTCGGCCACAATTCTAACCGCAGTTCTTTTTATATCAGCTACTGCAACAGCACAATTGGACTTTTTACCACGAGGTAGCCAAGCGGCAAGTGTGTCCCAACGTATCGGTAACACCGATGTTAGCATCATTTATTCAAGGCCAAGTGTAAACGAAAGGGAAATCTGGGGCGCTTTGGTGCCTTATGGTATGAACAATTTTGGATTTGGAACGGCCACAGAGTCTCCATGGAGAGCTGGGGCCAATGAAAACACGGTTTTCAAGACCACACACGACCTTACCATTGGCGGAAAAGCCCTACCCGCCGGAAAATACGGATTGCACATGATTGTCAACGAAGACAACACGGCAACAGTGATTTTTTCCAAAAATCATGGAGCGTGGGGCAGTTATTTTTATGACCCATCGGAAGATGCGCTTCGGGTGGATGTGACGACCAACGAAATTCCTCATACCGAACTGTTGACCTATTCATTTGATGAAGTAGGGGCAAATTCAGCTGTGGCATCTTTGAAATGGGAGAAAAAGCAGATTCCATTTACCATTGAAACCGATGTCACTGCGAATGTAATGGCTGAAATCCGTCAACAACTACAAACTTCCCCAGGATTTAACCGCCAAACTTGGGAACAAGCAGCAGGGTACGCCTTGAACAATGGAGGTAATCTGGATGAAGCCTTAGGATGGGTGAATGGTGCCATTGAAGGACAGTTTTTTAGTCAGAAGAACTTCAATAATCTGAGCTTAAAGGCACAGATTTTAGAGCGACAGGGCAAAACTGCTGAGGCGAAAGCAATTATGGATGAAGCCATGCCATTGGGTACTGTATTTGAAATACATTCATATGGTCGTCAATTAATTGCCCAAGGCAAAAAGGACGATGCACTTGAAGTTTTTAAATGGAATGCCAAAGAACACAAGGGTACGTGGCCCGTTGATTTTGGATTGGCCAGAGGATATTCAGCAGTTGGTAATTATAAAACGGCTCTAAAACACCTCAAGATAGCAGCAAGTAGAGCTCCCGATCAACCAAATAAAGATGCCATTGCGGCCTATATCACTCAGTTGGAGGAAGAAAAAGATATTAACTAA
- the leuD gene encoding 3-isopropylmalate dehydratase small subunit, giving the protein MAYDKFNILKSTAVPMPIENVDTDQIIPARFLKATERKGFGDNLFRDWRYNSDGTPKENFVLNNPIYSGKILVGGKNFGSGSSREHAAWAVYDYGFRCVVSSFFADIFRGNCLNIGVLPVQVSPAFLDKIFTAIEADPNTELEVNLPEQKITILATGESESFEINDYKKQNMLNGFDDIDYLLNIKKGIEEFAENTPL; this is encoded by the coding sequence ATGGCTTACGATAAATTCAACATACTAAAAAGCACTGCGGTGCCCATGCCCATTGAAAATGTGGATACCGACCAAATCATTCCAGCGCGATTTCTAAAAGCGACGGAGCGCAAAGGCTTCGGTGATAACCTTTTCCGCGATTGGAGATACAATTCCGACGGAACCCCAAAAGAGAACTTTGTACTGAACAATCCCATTTACAGCGGAAAAATTCTGGTGGGCGGTAAAAACTTTGGTTCCGGTTCTTCCAGAGAGCATGCTGCCTGGGCGGTTTATGATTACGGTTTTAGATGTGTGGTTTCCAGTTTCTTTGCTGATATTTTCCGAGGAAACTGCCTAAATATTGGGGTTCTTCCGGTACAGGTAAGTCCAGCGTTCTTGGACAAAATCTTCACTGCCATTGAAGCTGACCCAAATACCGAATTGGAAGTCAATCTGCCTGAGCAGAAAATCACCATTTTGGCAACCGGGGAAAGTGAAAGCTTTGAAATCAACGATTACAAAAAACAAAACATGCTCAATGGTTTTGATGATATCGATTACCTATTGAACATAAAAAAAGGCATTGAAGAGTTTGCTGAAAACACCCCGCTCTAA
- a CDS encoding alpha-isopropylmalate synthase regulatory domain-containing protein — MKARTIEIMDTTLRDGEQTSGVSFSASEKLTLAKLLLEELKVDRIEVASARVSEGELKAVQNITEWAASEGYLSKVEVLTFVDNGVSLKWMQEAGAKVQNLLTKGSLNHLTHQLKKTPEQHFNEIATVISKGQELGIETNVYLEDWSNGMRNSEDYVFQFLDFLTSQPIKRILLPDTLGVLTHFETGEFIKKIIERYPDTHFDFHGHNDYDLSVANVMEAVKAGCHGLHLTVNGMGERAGNAPLASVVAVINDFLPEINIGVKESSLYKVSKLVSAFTGFNIPDNKPIVGDNVFTQTAGIHADGDSKKNLYFNDLLPERFGRKRKYALGKTSGKANIQKNLQELGLTLNDDELKKVTERIIELGDKKERVTKEDLPYIISDVLDSNLHQQKVFVKSYVLTHSKGLKPSTTLSIEIDGKTYEENAQGDGQFDAFINALKKVYKKENRELPKLVDYAVRIPPGSNSDALCETIITWQTKEKDFTTRGLDSDQTVSAIKATEKMLNLV; from the coding sequence ATGAAAGCACGCACCATTGAAATCATGGACACCACCCTGCGGGATGGTGAACAAACTTCTGGGGTTTCCTTCTCCGCTTCTGAAAAACTCACTTTGGCAAAATTGCTATTGGAAGAGCTGAAAGTGGACCGCATTGAAGTAGCCTCTGCACGAGTTTCGGAAGGCGAACTGAAAGCTGTTCAGAATATAACGGAATGGGCAGCTTCTGAAGGATACCTTTCAAAAGTAGAAGTACTGACTTTTGTGGACAATGGAGTTTCCTTGAAGTGGATGCAGGAAGCGGGTGCCAAGGTCCAAAATCTGTTGACCAAAGGGTCTTTGAACCATTTGACCCATCAGCTGAAGAAAACACCAGAGCAACATTTCAACGAAATTGCAACGGTCATTTCCAAAGGACAGGAGTTGGGCATCGAGACCAATGTATATTTGGAAGATTGGAGCAACGGAATGCGCAATTCCGAGGACTATGTTTTCCAATTTTTGGATTTTTTGACCTCCCAACCTATTAAGCGGATTTTATTGCCAGACACCCTTGGAGTTTTGACCCATTTTGAAACGGGTGAGTTTATCAAAAAAATTATTGAGCGCTATCCAGATACCCATTTTGATTTTCATGGGCATAACGATTACGACCTGAGCGTCGCCAATGTCATGGAAGCCGTAAAGGCGGGTTGTCATGGTTTGCACCTTACCGTAAATGGTATGGGCGAACGTGCAGGCAACGCTCCTTTGGCCAGTGTGGTGGCCGTCATCAACGATTTTTTGCCCGAAATCAACATCGGCGTCAAAGAATCTTCACTTTATAAAGTGAGTAAATTGGTATCTGCCTTTACCGGTTTCAACATCCCTGACAACAAACCCATTGTTGGTGATAATGTATTTACACAAACTGCTGGTATACATGCAGATGGGGATAGTAAAAAGAATCTTTACTTTAACGACTTGTTACCGGAAAGATTCGGTAGGAAGCGTAAATATGCACTAGGAAAAACATCTGGAAAAGCCAACATCCAAAAGAACCTGCAAGAATTGGGGTTGACCTTGAATGATGATGAGCTCAAAAAAGTCACTGAGCGAATCATCGAATTGGGCGACAAAAAGGAACGGGTCACCAAGGAGGATTTGCCCTATATCATTTCGGATGTGTTGGATAGCAATCTGCATCAGCAAAAGGTGTTTGTAAAGTCATACGTGCTTACCCACTCCAAAGGATTAAAACCCTCCACTACCCTTTCCATTGAGATTGATGGGAAGACCTATGAGGAAAACGCCCAAGGGGACGGACAGTTCGACGCCTTCATCAACGCGCTGAAGAAAGTGTACAAAAAAGAGAATCGGGAACTGCCCAAATTGGTGGATTATGCTGTGCGAATCCCTCCAGGAAGTAATTCGGACGCCCTTTGTGAGACCATAATCACCTGGCAGACCAAGGAAAAGGATTTTACTACCCGCGGACTGGACTCGGACCAAACGGTATCTGCCATTAAGGCGACAGAAAAAATGCTTAACCTTGTTTAA